TCGGACAGCGCTTCGTTCCGGGCATCTCGGATGCGCTCGCCTCCTACGCGTTCGGGGCGTTCGGAGTTCCGTCGTGGCAGATGGCGGTTGGCTCGTTTGTCGGTTCGGTGCCGCGGGCGTTCGTCTACACCGCGCTGGGCGCTTCGATCGCGGAGCGGTCGAAACCGTTGGCCTACGCGGCGATCGTGGTGTGGTGCGTGACCGCGGTCGTCGGGGTGGACGCTGCGCGGCGCGGCTACCGGACATGGCGTGCGCATCATCGGCCGGGCAGTGGCCGCCCGGATTCCGATAGCGACGCATGTTGACCGGAGTGTCGCGGACGAAACCGCGGCACTCCAGCGCCCAGTCCTCCGACACGCCGCGGTCCGTGGCTTCACGGCCCACCGCGGGCGGCCTAGGGTGGTCGCCATGGCTAAAACGGTCCAGCCGATGCAGGCCCTCGCGAGGATCCTGACCGAACACGGCCCGCTGCACATCGACGAGATCGGGCAGCGGCTGCGGGAGGCCGGCGTCGCCGAACCGGATATACCGTCACCGGCGGACATTGAAATGGAATGTCCGGCAAGGGAACTCGTGGACGAGCGATGGGCCTGGCTGTCGGCGGTGCTCGCGGGCCGCGTGTTTACCCACCGGCTCGGTGCCGACGAGGTGGCCCACGACATGCTTGCTGTGTCGCCGGACCTGGACCCGATCACCTCGCTGTGCGAACACGACGAGTATCAGCGGCTCGTCGACGGGTCGGCGGCCCAGGTCGTGCTCGCCGAGTTCGATGACGAGCTGCTCGAGGAGCGCGGCATCCCCGTCGAGGCAGTCGACCCGGGCGGTGCGCTGCTGCTGGAGCCGCGCACGCTTACGGGGTTGCAGGTGACCGAGGGCGACCTGGTGGGGCTGCGGCTGACCGAACAGGGACTCACGATCGAACGCGTCACTGCACCGGTACCGCACGCGGAGGTCGGCGCCCGGCTGGCGGCGGTGCTCGATGACGACGAGCCGCGGCTCTTCGACCAGGTGGTGTGGACGGCGTGCGTCGAGGATCCGGCGGCATTTACCGAGCCGCTGGCACCGCTGAGCGAGATCGCCGACGACTGCGGCCTGACCCGACGCGGCGAATGGCTCGCACCGGCCGGATTCGATTTCGCCCGTTGGGATTTCGAACGCGGCTGCGCGCGGCTGGTGGAACGCCACGACATCGACCCCGACGACGCGTTCGCGGTATACACGCTGGTGCAACTGCATGAGCAGGTATCGCTGGGGATCGACGCCGCCGAATCGGGCGAGCCGCACGACCAGGCCGCGCCGCGACCCACCGACGACCGGCTCTTCCAACTGCTGGGCAAGCTCGGGGCCGCGTTGGCCGACCCGCTGCTGGCAGTGCTGCTGGTGGACGAGACGATCGGCAGCGGTTGCGAGGGCGCGGCCGGGCTGGCCTTGTTGGCCGCGATGCTGGAGCCGGAGGTGCCACGTCCGGCGCAAGTCGCGTTTCGCTGGCTGCGCGCGGTGGCGCTGGAACGGCTCGGCGCCATCGACGCGGCCGAGCGTGAGCTGCTGGCGGCCGAGTCGATGGATCCGGACTGGCCGCTGCCGCTGCTGGACCTGGCCCGCTTTGCCTCCGATCGCGGCGACGTCGAGCACGGGTTGGGATTGCTGCGCCGCGCTGGCGTCGACGAGGACTACCCGCTGTTCGAGCTGCTGCGGCAGTATCGGGCCGAGCCGCGAAGCGGGCTCGGCCGCAACGAACCGTGCTGGTGCGGGTCGGGTCGCAAGTACAAGAAATGCCATCTCGGGCGTGAGCGGTTGCCGCTGGCCGAGCGGGCACGCTGGCTGTATGCGAAGGCCGTCCAGCACGCGCTGCGGAGCGGCTGGAATGACCTGCTGATCACGGTGGGCTACGAGCGCTGCCGGCACGCCGACGACGATCCCGACGCGCTGGAGCGGGCGCTGGACGATCCGCTGGTGATCGACGCGGTGCTGTTCGAGGGCGGGGCGTTCGCGGAGTTCCTCGAGATGCGCGGGTGGCTGCTGCCCGACGACGAACGGCTGCTCGCCGAGCAATGGCTGCTGGTCGAGCGGTCGGTGTTCGACGTCGAACAGGTGCGCCGCGGCCAGGGCGTCACCCTGCGCGACGTGCGCACCGGCGAGCGGCACGCGGTGCGTGAGCGAACGGCCAGCCGCCAGCTCGAGCCCGGACAGCTGATCTGTACCCGCGTGCTGCCCGCCGGGGACACCATGCTGATCTTCGGCGGGATCGACCCGGTCGCGCTGCACGAGCGCGATGCGCTGATCGACCTGCTCGACACCCAACCCGACCCGGTGACATTGGTGGCGTGGCTGAGCCGCCGGTTCGCGCCGCCGACGCTAGTCAACACCGAGGGCGACCCGCTGACCCTCTGCGAGGCCCGCGTTCGGGTGAGTGACCCAGCCAGGATCCAGGCCGCGCTCGACGACACCTACGACCGGGTCGACGGCGACGGGCCGCAATGGTTCGAGCTCGTCATTACCGATGGCGTGCAACGGATTCGGGCCACGCTGGCCTTAGACGGCGACACGCTGCGGGTGGAGACCAACAGCGAGGAACGGATGGAGCGGGTGCTGGCCACGCTGGCCCGCCTCGACCCGGCGATGAACGTGCTGGACGACGAGCGCCGCCCGATGCGTGACATGCGGCAGGTCGCGCGGTTGGCCGAGGAGCTGCCCGACGCGGACCCGCTTGAGCCTGCCGATCCCAAAGTGGCTGCGGCCCTTGAGGAATTCATCCGGGACTACGAGACACGCTGGCTCGACGAGCCGATTCCCGCGCTCGACGGCCACACCCCGCGGCAGGCCGCCGACGACCCCACCCGGCGCGGCGATCTGATCAAACTCCTGGACGGCTTTCCCGCCGGTCCAGCCGCCGGCGGCGGTATGGATGCCGACCGGCTGCGCGCGGCGCTCGGGCTGCGGTAGCCGACAGATCGGCGCCCGACGGTGGCGACGTCGCAGCGGTGCAACGACAACCTCGAATGTGGCGGCCTTGGCGGCGCATCATGGAAGGGTGCGGATCGCAGTAGGGGTTTCCACCGCGCCCGACGCGCGACAGGCCGCGGCGGAGGCGGCAGCGCAGGCGCGCGACGAACTCGCCGGTGAGACGCCGTCGCTGGCCGTACTGCTCGCGTCACAGTCGCACACCGACCACGCTGCCGAGGTCCTGGGCGCAGCGCAGGAAATCGTCGAGCCGCCCGCGCTGGTCGGCTGCGTGGCGCAGGCCGTCGTCGCCGGCCGCCACGAGTTCGAGGATGAGTCCGCGGTGACGGTGTGGCTGGCCTCCGGCCTGCCCGCCGAGACGTTCCACCTGGACTTCATCCGCGCCGGTTCGGGTGGGCTGCTCAGCGGCTACCGCTTCGACCGGACCGGCGACGATCTGCACCTGCTGCTGCCCGACCCGTACACGTTCCCGTCGCACCTGCTCATTGAGCACCTCAACACCGACCGGCCGGATGCAACACTGGTGGGCGGTCTGGTCAGCGGCGGGCGCGGATCGGGCGATGCCCGACTATTCCGCGACCGTGACGTCCATAGCTCCGGTCTGGTCGGCATGCGGCTGCCCGGCGGGCGGGCCGTTCCGATCGTGTCGCAGGGTTGCCGGCCGATCGGCCACCCATACATCGTGACCCGCGCGGACGGCGCGGTGATCACCGAGCTGGGCGGGCTGCCGCCGCTGCTGCGGCTGCGCGAGATCGTCGAGGGGCTGCCGCCTGGCGAGCAGGAACTCATCAGCCGCGGCCTGCAGATCGGCATCGTCGTCGACGAGCACCTGGCGACCCCGGGGCAGGGCGACTTCGTGATCCGCGGCCTGGTGGGCGCCGACCCCTCGACCGGGGCGATCGAGATCGGCCAGGTGATCGAGGTAGGCGCGACCGTGCAGTTTCAGGTCCGCGACCCGGTAAGCGCCGACAAGGACCTGCGCCTGGCCGTGGAGCGGGCGTTGGCTGAGCTGCCCGGGCGCCCGGTGGGGGCGCTGTTGTTCACCTGCAACGGGCGGGGTCGGCGCATGTTCGGGGTCGCCGATCACGACGCCTCAACCATTTCCGAGCTGCTGGGCGGCATTCCGCTGGCCGGTTTCCTCGCCGCCGGGGAGATCGGCCCGATCGCGGGCCGCAACGCGCTGCACGGGTTTACCGCGTCGATGGTGCTGTTCCTGGAATGAGGTGCCGGCCGATCGCGATCCGTCTCATCTGCCCTACAGGTCCTCGCCGCGCGGCGTTGGCCCTCAAGCGCGCACGGCGCGCGCTGCCGCGGTAGCGACGTCACCGCGCAGATCCGAGATCGGTGAACTGCCGCGCACGTGGATGGCGTTCGAGAGCAGGACCACGTAAGTATCTGAGCCTGGGTCCAGCCATAGCGAGGTCCCGGTGAACCCGGTGCTTCCAAAGCTGCCGACGGGAAACACCCTGCCGCGCGGCATCGAATATGGCGTATCGATATCCCAGCCGAAGCCGAACAGGTTCTGCCCCTTGATCGCTGGATACGTCTTCGCGATTGCTTGGCGGGCGGCGGCGTTGGCAGCGTCGAGTTGGTGGGCACTATGCCCGGGCTGCTGCGGAGTCGTCATCAACTCCAATGTCGTTCGCTTAAGCGGAAACATGCTCGGACGGCCTGCGAGCCGATCCAACAGGGCCTGCGCATAGATACCGACATCGTGCGCGGTCGAGAACACGCCGGCATGCCCGGCCACTCCGCCCATGCGGCGTGCCGTCGGGTCATGCACAGTGCCACGAAGCAGGGCGTCGTAATCGGGGTTCTTGCCGGGATCGGCCCTGCTTTCTTCATCATGTGCTGTCGGTGCGATGCGCGTCAAAAGGCTTGCGCTCCAACTGCCTTCCGGGCAGTCGGTCGGCATGTGCCCGGGTGCCCAGACAACCGCCGCTCCCCTAGTCTGGTGTGGGCCACATGCTTTGGCGGCGGGAAGATAGCTAGTGTCTGTCATACCCAGCGGTGCAAAGATATTGCGCTGAGCATAAATGTCTTCGTCCTCGCCGGTGAGCTTTTCGAGCAGTGCGCCGAGCAATAAGTAGTTGATGTCGGAATAGCGGAAAACCTCACCGGGCGCCGCCTGCAGCGGCGTGGTGAGTGCCCGATGGATGCCTTCGGTCTTATCGACGGTGTCCAGTCCCCACGGATCTGCGAGGTTGACGTCTATCGGTTCGCCTGACGTGTGAGTCAGCAACATGCGAACTGTCACCTGTGCGCGCTGCGGGTCGTTGGCCGGGTTGAAGTCGGGCAAATACCTCTGCACGGGATCGTCGAACTGCACCTTGTCTTGTTCATAGAGCTGCATGAGGGCGGTCGCCGTCGCCAGGCCCTTCGTCAGCGACGCGATGTCGAAGATGGTGTCCTCGGTCATCGGCTCGGCCGGTGCGGGCGATCCGTCCAGCCCCGGTTCGCCGGCCAGCTTGCGCGCACCGTACGCCTGATGGAAGACGACTTGGCCGCCGTGCCCGATCACCACCACAGCGCCCGGCAGCCGCTGTGCGGCAACCGCGTCGTTCATCAACGTGGAGACCGGCGCGAAGTCGGGGGCGGGCGACGGTTCTGGTGGCCGCGTCGCCTGCGCGCTCTCGCTTACGGTTGGGTGCGCTGCATTGATGGGTGCCGCAATCGGCGCCGGCGTTGCTTTGGCTTTGTCGCTTAGTTTTGTCTGCGCTTCGTGGCCACGCGCGCAACCCGCGGCGAGTGCAAGCACGACAGTCCCGACAGCAATGGCAATTCGCGCAGACGGCTTGCGGGCCGGGCCCCGCAGACCGGTCCGGGATCGATGAGAGCCGTCGCCGATGATTACCCGTGTCAGCGTAGCGAGTCCGGCGGGTAGTCGCGGGAACAACGCGACAGGCCAGGGGCCGATGCGCGCGAGATCCGGTTCACTCGTTGTGCCTGCGCAGCGCTACCGTTCGCCTGAAGATCCACGGGCACACTCGTTTTCGTCCGCATTGCTGACTACTTGCGACGACGCCAGCACCGGGGTGGGCTGGGATTTGGTAGGTCCGCACGGCCGTGCCGCCTGGTGAATCGGTTCGCTGAGCCGCGTCTTCGCGCTCTTCACCGTCGACAACCTGCCCGCAGCACCTTCGAACTTGTTGACACTCTCGCGATGAGAGTCGACGTCGTCGACGATTACTGCAGCGTGAACACGTCGGTGGCTGCCGCATGCTTTAGGGGCGGTAGGCGGCCGTGACGTCGGTGTGGGCGAAATCGCCACCGACATACAGCAACGGCTCGCCGGTCACCGCGGCGAGCGCATAGGAATAGCAGTCGCCGAGGTTGAGTGCGCGCGGAAGTCCGCTGCCCCGGCCAAAGTCACGCTAGGCGCGGACGGCGATGGCGGCCTGCTCGGCGTGAAGGACCGGCTTCGTGATCCGCAGACTGAACGACGCCGGCCTCACGGGCAAGCAATTTAGATCGGCGAGGCCGTGGAGACCGACGCGAAGGGCCTGCGTGGCGGAATCTTCACTCGCCGATTTCTTCGCGGCCGTGGAAATCGGCTCGGTCGCGGACCGCAATGCGTTGCATACGTTTACCGCGTCGATGGCGCCGCTCGTCGAGTGAGTCCCGCCTGCCACACCAGCCACCGTTGGCGGACGATTATGCGAAGTGCCCGCCTCCGAGCGACTTTCAGCGACAAACTAGCGACCGCCGGCGGTTATTGCGCGTCCGCACCCAGCCCCGGCACCTCCGATGGGTGACGAACGTCGACGAGGTCATCGATGATCCGGAAGTCCCCTGCGTTGTGGGTCAGGAGCGGCACGCCGTGAACGTTTGCGGTAGCGGCGATGACGAGCTCGACCGAGCGGCGCCGCGGCCGGCCGCCCCGGTTGCGCACAGCGGCCGACAGCCGGCCCCATTCTCGCGCGACCTCGGCCGTGACCGGAAGCGGATCGAACGCGGATTCGATCGCGCCGAGCCGCGCCGTACGAAGCGCGCGTTCATCGTCGTCGGCTGCGACGAGAACGCCAAAGTGCAGCTCGGCAATCGAGGCAACGCTGATCGCGGCCTCGACGCGCGAGGGCGGTTCCTCCCCGATAAGAACGGAGGTATCGACTATTGCGCGCATCGGTTAGTCGAACGGACCGGCCATCGAGGCGGGGAACCGCTTGAGGTCGGCGCCCAGTGTTTTGGGAGCCGGCGTGCGCCAGACCGCCCGCAACCCCGGCCCGCTGACCCACCGCTTCTGCATGGCGGGGCCAAGCTGCGCCACCGGCCGGCCTGCGACGGTGATCGTGATCTCCTCGCCCGCTTCTGCCCGGCGCAGAACCTCGCCGACGTTATTGCGGAGTTCCTTTTGGGGAATCGTTGCCATGACCACGATGGTAGGAGAACTGCTACCAGGACCGAGCCTGGCGCATACTACCCGAACGGGTCGGCAGCCGGAAACCGGTCAAGGTGCGGTCCGCTCAGGCGAGCAGACCCCGGATGTCGTCGGCGGTCAGGGCGGAGGCAAACACGTCACCGTCGTCGATCACGCTGGCGAACAGCTTGGCTTTGCGCGCGTTGAGGGCCAGCACCTTGTCCTCGATGGTGTCGCGGGCGATGAGCCGGTACACCATGACATTGCGGGTCTGGCCGATGCGGTGGGTGCGGTCGATGGCCTGGGCTTCGGTGGCCGGGTTCCACCACGGGTCGAGCAAAAAGCAGTAGTCGGCCTCGGTGAGGTTCACCCCGAACCCACCGGCCTTGAGGCTGATCAGGAAAACCGGTGCGTCCCCATCTTTGAACCGCCGTATCACGTTGGCGCGGTCGCGGGTTCGCCCGTCGAGGTAGCAGTAGCCGATGCCTTCGGCGTCGAGGCGACTGCGGACCCGGCCGAGGAAACGGGTGAACTGACTGAACACCAGCGCGCGATGGTCGCCGCCGACGACGTCGCGCAGCTGCTCGGCCAGCGCGTCGATCTTCGCGCTGGCCAGCGTGTCGTGTGCCGGGTCGACGAGCCCGGGGTGCAGCGCCATCTGACGCAGCACGGTCAGCGACTTGAGGATGGTAAACCGGTTGCGCTGCATGTCGTCTAACAGGCCAAGCACCTTCTGCCGCTCGCGGGCCAGCCGCTTGTCATACAGCGCCCGGTGCCGCGGCGGCAGCTCGATATCGAGGATTTGCTCTTGCTTGGGCGGTAGCTCGGCGGCCACGAGCTCCTTGGTGCGCCGTTTGACCAGCGGCTTGATCCGGCGGCGTAACAGGGCCAAAAGCTCGGCGTCGCCGGTCTTTTCGATGGGCTTAGCGAAGTAGTCGGCGAACTTCACCGGGTGGGGGAATAACCCCGGGGCGGTGATCGACAGCAGCGACCACAGCTCCATCAGATTGTTCTCCATCGGTGTGCCGGTGATCGCCAGCTTGAACGGTGCGGGCAGCCGGCGTGCGCACTGGTAGGTCTTGGCGTGGTGGTTCTTGACGTATTGGGCCTCGTCGAGGATCAGCCCGGACCACGTTCGGGCGGCGTGGGCGTCGAAGTCCAGCCGAAACAGCGTGTAGGAGGTGACCACGATGTCGGCGCCCGCCGCCAGCTCGTCGAGGTCGACGCCGGCGCGGCGCAGCGTGTCGAAGATCGGTACCACCGACAGCTCCGGCGCGAACCGCGCGGCCTCGGCGGCCCAGTTCGCCACCACACTGGCCGGTGCGACGACAAGGAATGGTGCCATGGCCTGATTCTGTTGGCGGACATGGCAGATCAACGCCAGCGACTGGACGGTCTTGCCCAGGCCCATGTCGTCGGCCAGGATCCCGCCGAGCCCGTGGGCGTGCAGGGTCGCCAGCCACGAGAACCCGTCGACCTGATACGGCCGCAGCTGCGCGCGCAGGCCGACCGGCACCGCCGTCGGTTCCAAGCCCTGCAGCGCCCGCAGCCCGCCGACCTGCCGCTGCCACGCCTTGGCCTGCCGCGTCACGACTCCGAGCTCAGCCAGCTCGTCGAACAACCCGACCTGGAATCGGCTGATCCGGGGTGGTCCTTCGTCGGCATCGGTGAGCGCGCGGGCCTCTTCGATGAGCTGGCGCAGCTTCACCAACTCCGGCTTGTCCAGCGCGAAGTAGGCGCCGTCGGCAAGCAGCAGGTGCGATTGGCCGGACGCCAGCGCGGTGAACACGCTTACGAACGGAACCGCTTTGCCCTCAACGCTGATCGTGACACCCAGGTCGAACCAGTCCGTCTCGCCGGGCACCGCGTCGGTGCGCACCGCGATCACGAGCGAGCCGCCCGCTTCCCGGTAGTCGGCCGGGTCGCCGGTTACCTCCAGCGCGACGTCGGAAAGCTCTGCGAGCAGCGGTTGGAGTTCAGTGGCGAATCGCATGGTGTCCACGCCGGAAAGCCGTGTTCCGGCGAGCGTGCCGTCGGCGCCGCGAAGCCCCCACTGCTCCAACGGAGCGTCGATGCTCGACGCAAGGGCGTACTCCGCAGCCAGGTCTCGGTACGCAGCATGCTGCGGCGTGCCTGTCGGTACGCGAAAGCCGTTGTCGCCTAATCGATATTCCCATTCCCAGGCCAGCTCGAGTTCGTGGTCGGCCTGGTAGTGGGCCCGCAGCACCAGTGCCGGCCCGACGACCTCGGGCGGCGTGAACGACTCATCCGACGACGTGACGGCCGCGATGTGGCGCAACCTAGGGTAGTACTCCGTAGCGAACTGCGGC
This Mycobacterium xenopi DNA region includes the following protein-coding sequences:
- a CDS encoding PIN domain-containing protein; protein product: MRAIVDTSVLIGEEPPSRVEAAISVASIAELHFGVLVAADDDERALRTARLGAIESAFDPLPVTAEVAREWGRLSAAVRNRGGRPRRRSVELVIAATANVHGVPLLTHNAGDFRIIDDLVDVRHPSEVPGLGADAQ
- a CDS encoding FIST N-terminal domain-containing protein, which codes for MRIAVGVSTAPDARQAAAEAAAQARDELAGETPSLAVLLASQSHTDHAAEVLGAAQEIVEPPALVGCVAQAVVAGRHEFEDESAVTVWLASGLPAETFHLDFIRAGSGGLLSGYRFDRTGDDLHLLLPDPYTFPSHLLIEHLNTDRPDATLVGGLVSGGRGSGDARLFRDRDVHSSGLVGMRLPGGRAVPIVSQGCRPIGHPYIVTRADGAVITELGGLPPLLRLREIVEGLPPGEQELISRGLQIGIVVDEHLATPGQGDFVIRGLVGADPSTGAIEIGQVIEVGATVQFQVRDPVSADKDLRLAVERALAELPGRPVGALLFTCNGRGRRMFGVADHDASTISELLGGIPLAGFLAAGEIGPIAGRNALHGFTASMVLFLE
- a CDS encoding serine hydrolase domain-containing protein, which produces MRGPARKPSARIAIAVGTVVLALAAGCARGHEAQTKLSDKAKATPAPIAAPINAAHPTVSESAQATRPPEPSPAPDFAPVSTLMNDAVAAQRLPGAVVVIGHGGQVVFHQAYGARKLAGEPGLDGSPAPAEPMTEDTIFDIASLTKGLATATALMQLYEQDKVQFDDPVQRYLPDFNPANDPQRAQVTVRMLLTHTSGEPIDVNLADPWGLDTVDKTEGIHRALTTPLQAAPGEVFRYSDINYLLLGALLEKLTGEDEDIYAQRNIFAPLGMTDTSYLPAAKACGPHQTRGAAVVWAPGHMPTDCPEGSWSASLLTRIAPTAHDEESRADPGKNPDYDALLRGTVHDPTARRMGGVAGHAGVFSTAHDVGIYAQALLDRLAGRPSMFPLKRTTLELMTTPQQPGHSAHQLDAANAAARQAIAKTYPAIKGQNLFGFGWDIDTPYSMPRGRVFPVGSFGSTGFTGTSLWLDPGSDTYVVLLSNAIHVRGSSPISDLRGDVATAAARAVRA
- a CDS encoding DEAD/DEAH box helicase, translated to MQSPAYPQIDLDSTFDELDTETWRRGLAYARQGRVLGCRWDPKLRNLFGIVRGNQPRPYTTTVRLVPFDTRTWCFDTGSCSCPVHFNCKHVAAIVATAAEATIKPASPSPAPPPWRQSLDALLPSAPANDRIGTPLAIELSLSVSGRSPALDARLVRPGKRGGWVAGDLRWDRLHMLRYSDYPAAQVRLLQELYATYRTSRSNSTVYYGYSYGDEKTMALLRFDSPQLWPLLDEARRVGVRLLQPRPWQDVPTYATARLCLDVTAGTTGDLTVTPVLNVEGTATRPIAFIGSSGHGAVYADGGLRLARLDQPVPEALQRMALGDKPLVIPADQAPQFATEYYPRLRHIAAVTSSDESFTPPEVVGPALVLRAHYQADHELELAWEWEYRLGDNGFRVPTGTPQHAAYRDLAAEYALASSIDAPLEQWGLRGADGTLAGTRLSGVDTMRFATELQPLLAELSDVALEVTGDPADYREAGGSLVIAVRTDAVPGETDWFDLGVTISVEGKAVPFVSVFTALASGQSHLLLADGAYFALDKPELVKLRQLIEEARALTDADEGPPRISRFQVGLFDELAELGVVTRQAKAWQRQVGGLRALQGLEPTAVPVGLRAQLRPYQVDGFSWLATLHAHGLGGILADDMGLGKTVQSLALICHVRQQNQAMAPFLVVAPASVVANWAAEAARFAPELSVVPIFDTLRRAGVDLDELAAGADIVVTSYTLFRLDFDAHAARTWSGLILDEAQYVKNHHAKTYQCARRLPAPFKLAITGTPMENNLMELWSLLSITAPGLFPHPVKFADYFAKPIEKTGDAELLALLRRRIKPLVKRRTKELVAAELPPKQEQILDIELPPRHRALYDKRLARERQKVLGLLDDMQRNRFTILKSLTVLRQMALHPGLVDPAHDTLASAKIDALAEQLRDVVGGDHRALVFSQFTRFLGRVRSRLDAEGIGYCYLDGRTRDRANVIRRFKDGDAPVFLISLKAGGFGVNLTEADYCFLLDPWWNPATEAQAIDRTHRIGQTRNVMVYRLIARDTIEDKVLALNARKAKLFASVIDDGDVFASALTADDIRGLLA
- a CDS encoding YecA family protein; protein product: MAKTVQPMQALARILTEHGPLHIDEIGQRLREAGVAEPDIPSPADIEMECPARELVDERWAWLSAVLAGRVFTHRLGADEVAHDMLAVSPDLDPITSLCEHDEYQRLVDGSAAQVVLAEFDDELLEERGIPVEAVDPGGALLLEPRTLTGLQVTEGDLVGLRLTEQGLTIERVTAPVPHAEVGARLAAVLDDDEPRLFDQVVWTACVEDPAAFTEPLAPLSEIADDCGLTRRGEWLAPAGFDFARWDFERGCARLVERHDIDPDDAFAVYTLVQLHEQVSLGIDAAESGEPHDQAAPRPTDDRLFQLLGKLGAALADPLLAVLLVDETIGSGCEGAAGLALLAAMLEPEVPRPAQVAFRWLRAVALERLGAIDAAERELLAAESMDPDWPLPLLDLARFASDRGDVEHGLGLLRRAGVDEDYPLFELLRQYRAEPRSGLGRNEPCWCGSGRKYKKCHLGRERLPLAERARWLYAKAVQHALRSGWNDLLITVGYERCRHADDDPDALERALDDPLVIDAVLFEGGAFAEFLEMRGWLLPDDERLLAEQWLLVERSVFDVEQVRRGQGVTLRDVRTGERHAVRERTASRQLEPGQLICTRVLPAGDTMLIFGGIDPVALHERDALIDLLDTQPDPVTLVAWLSRRFAPPTLVNTEGDPLTLCEARVRVSDPARIQAALDDTYDRVDGDGPQWFELVITDGVQRIRATLALDGDTLRVETNSEERMERVLATLARLDPAMNVLDDERRPMRDMRQVARLAEELPDADPLEPADPKVAAALEEFIRDYETRWLDEPIPALDGHTPRQAADDPTRRGDLIKLLDGFPAGPAAGGGMDADRLRAALGLR
- a CDS encoding type II toxin-antitoxin system Phd/YefM family antitoxin, translated to MATIPQKELRNNVGEVLRRAEAGEEITITVAGRPVAQLGPAMQKRWVSGPGLRAVWRTPAPKTLGADLKRFPASMAGPFD